The following coding sequences are from one Thunnus maccoyii chromosome 17, fThuMac1.1, whole genome shotgun sequence window:
- the LOC121882622 gene encoding tyrosine-protein phosphatase non-receptor type 14-like, which translates to MPFRLKLRRTRRYNVLSKNYFVTRIRLLDNNVIECTLSVESTGQECLEAVAQRLELRETHYFGLWFQGKTQAPAQRWVELEKPLKKQLDKFGNEPLLFFGVMFYVPSVSRLEQEATRYQYYLQVKKELLDGRLHCTVEQGIRLAGLAVQADFGDFTQFMSQDFLREYVLFPVNWHNGEEVLEEWTQKVAEEHKSHCRMQAAEAELLYIKEVEKLDGFGQESFPAKDNYTNDIFIGVSFIGVFVKHRNGRSIMLHKWKDIGTIAHNKSAITVEITSRDDTIIFHMEDMEMAKYIARLFTARHKFYKQNKICAEPTHSPAPLRRRPTWTHRLSLPRPQSCNFQTMHSQYGEHYQDTQSSQDSIFHDDPYYKSETSLDHCPVDFPFRNGTVPNGSMYSSPSLSSLNHSQTFVPPSPMSSNLSIPGSELMRPDYIPSHRHSAIIAPSYRPTPEYDAVMRQKRRMLPAHHDLHSQSLRSLNISNACAYRQPEALVYSQPEMRERAPYHGLGPSPGPYAPQISYSKPVSHGPHQGGPASSQGPCHSPCINGGGGSGGGGGVGSSISHTVSTPELANTKQQGANAGSYAATANMLRNHMSRPPPPYPSSSFRPATSTPDLASHRHRCIGGSSPELVTRMVQLSVKTFQPDSSAVVHQSLQEVSEPLTAAAKHRSTLGKRHSMEVISSMRGVGGGMEGMVMKGMNAPLHRRNTLREHVMPPQPQSMSQPQPQPQTPQPQPQPPPQQPKELPMQMPAQKAQETSVTPPGPVAYQHQKTLSNATMLIHSSESEEEEEEEEESPELDVQIPGLNEEISISAQLQAALAKLPNKPPPEYPGPPRPPSNAQIRAHTHNHNHTHHRNHNQGPQGNQGPMDPSQAQGRALKPGHSQGGCGPGGGGGASAGGTLTRGDQGGVNGAVLGPSISEPDLTSVKERVRKEPLKERPVSEMFSLEDSIVEREIAQRTLERQKMSVDSMKRPLMMAALNGLYVARMPVPECPGEEGAKAATDERCKTLELKLEEERVFTEYEQVLKKRADCVLTTATLPENTERNRFRDVVPYEQNRVELVPNKENNTGYINASHIKVMIRGEEWHYIATQGPLASTCADFWQMVWEQGVNVIAMVTAEEEGGRSKSHRYWPKLGSKHNSATHGKFKVTTKFRTDSGCYATTGLKVKHLLSGQERTVWHLQYTDWPEQGCPEYVQGFLSYLEEIQSVRRHTNSMLDTSKSLNPPVVVHCSAGVGRTGVVILTELMISCLEHNEPMEVPTMLSELRQQRMLMVQTILQYKFVYQVLIQFLKNSRLI; encoded by the exons GTATCAGTATTACCTGCAGGTGAAGAAGGAGTTGCTTGATGGACGTCTCCACTGCACAGTAGAGCAGGGGATCAGACTAGCTGGCCTAGCAGTACAAG ctGACTTTGGAGACTTCACTCAGTTCATGTCTCAGGACTTCCTCAGGGAGTACGTGCTCTTTCCAGTG aaCTGGCATAATGGAGAAGAGGTGCTGGAGGAGTGGACTCAGAAAGTTGCTGAGGAGCACAAGAGTCACTG TCGAATGCAGGCAGCTGAAGCAGAGCTGCTGTATATCAAGGAGGTAGAGAAACTGGATGGCTTTGGCCAGGAGAGCTTTCCTGCTAAG GACAACTACACCAACGATATATTCATTGGCGTGTCCTTCATTGGAGTGTTTGTCAAACACCGAAATGGCAGATCCATCATGCTCCACAA GTGGAAGGACATTGGTACCATCGCACACAACAAGTCAGCCATCACAGTGGAGATAACAAGCAGAGATGACACCATCATTTTTCACATG GAGGATATGGAAATGGCCAAGTACATCGCTCGCCTTTTCACGGCCAGACACAAGTTCTACAAACAGAACAAGATCTGTGCAGA GCCGACTCACTCACCTGCACCACTCAGGAGGCGACCCACCTGGACCCACCGCCTCTCTCTG CCGCGGCCCCAGTCCTGTAACTTCCAGACAATGCATTCCCAGTATGGAGAGCATTACCAGGACACACAGAGCTCTCAAG ACAGCATCTTCCATGACGACCCCTACTACAAGTCAGAGACCAGTCTGGACCACTGCCCGGTGGACTTTCCCTTTCGTAACGGCACTGTGCCCAATGGAAGCATGTACAGCAGCCCCAGCCTGAGCTCCCTCAATCATTCCCAGACTTTCGTCCCACCCTCGCCCATGTCCTCCAACCTCAGCATCCCTGGCAGTGAGCTCATGCGCCCGGACTACATCCCCAGCCACCGCCACAGCGCCATCATTGCTCCGTCCTACCGACCCACGCCCGAGTACGATGCTGTTATGCGGCAGAAGCGGCGCATGCTCCCAGCTCATCATGACCTCCACAGCCAATCGCTGCGTAGTCTGAACATCAGTAATGCCTGTGCTTACCGCCAGCCTGAGGCTCTGGTGTACAGCCAGCCAGAGATGAGGGAGAGGGCCCCTTATCATGGCCTTGGGCCCAGCCCAGGACCTTATGCCCCACAG ATCAGCTACAGTAAGCCAGTGTCCCATGGCCCCCATCAGGGAGGACCAGCCAGCAGCCAGGGGCCCTGTCATTCACCCTGCATTAATGGAGGTGGaggcagtggtggtggtggaggtgtaGGAAGCTCAATCTCTCACACTGTCAGCACACCTGAGCTGGCAAATACCAAACAACAGGGGGCAAACGCGGGAAGCTATGCAGCTACAGCTAACATGCTGAGAAACCACATGTCACGGCCTCCTCCACCTTACCCTTCCAGCTCCTTCCGCCCGGCCACCAGCACACCGGACCTGGCCAGCCACCGTCACCGCTGCATCGGGGGCAGCAGTCCGGAGCTGGTTACCCGCATGGTACAGCTGTCAGTCAAGACCTTCCAGCCGGACAGCTCAGCCGTGGTGCACCAATCCCTGCAGGAGGTTAGTGAACCGttaactgctgctgctaaacACCGCTCCACCCTGGGTAAGAGACACAGCATGGAGGTGATCAGCAGCATGAGAGGAGTAGGAGGTGGGATGGAGGGCATGGTGATGAAGGGCATGAATGCTCCGCTTCATCGGAGGAATACACTCAGAGAACATGTGATGCCCCCTCAGCCTCAGTCCATGTCTCAGCCTCAGCCTCAGCCCCAAACCCCTCAGCCACAACCCCAACCTCCACCTCAGCAGCCAAAAGAGTTGCCTATGCAGATGCCTGCCCAGAAAGCACAAGAAACGTCTGTAACGCCACCGGGGCCCGTGGCCTACCAGCATCAAAAGACTCTCTCCAACGCTACCATGCTGATCCacagcagtgagagtgaagaagaagaggaggaggaagaggagagtcCTGAGTTGGATGTTCAAATCCCAGGTCTCAATGAGGAAATCAGCATCAGTGCTCAGCTACAGGCTGCTCTGGCTAAGCTGCCCAACAAACCCCCTCCAGAGTACCCTGGTCCTCCCAGACCTCCTAGCAATGCTCAGATTCGTGCCCACACCCACAATCACAACCACACCCACCACCGCAACCATAATCAAGGACCACAGGGCAACCAGGGACCAATGGACCCAAGCCAGGCCCAGGGCCGGGCACTCAAACCCGGGCACAGCCAGGGTGGTTGCGGGcctggaggtggtggtggtgcaaGTGCTGGTGGGACACTGACCAGAGGGGACCAGGGTGGGGTGAATGGAGCCGTTTTAGGCCCATCTATTTCAGAACCGGACCTGACCAGTGTGAAGGAGAGGGTGAGGAAGGAGCCGCTCAAAGAGAGGCCAGTGTCGGAGATGTTCTCCTTGGAGGACAGCATAGTGGAGAGGGAAATTGCTCAGAGG ACGCTGGAAAGGCAGAAGATGTCAGTGGACTCCATGAAGAGACCGCTGATGATGGCCGCCCTCAACGGCCTCTACGTAGCCCGAATGCCTGTCCCAGAGTGTCCCGGGGAGGAAGGTGCCAAGGCTGCTACAGACGAACGG tgTAAGACCTTGGAGTTGAAGCTGGAAGAGGAACGAGTCTTCACTGAGTATGAGCAGGTGCTCAAGAAGAGGGCAGACTGTGTTCTCACCACGGCAACCCTGCCTGAAAACACAGAGCGCAACCGTTTCCGTGACGTCGTTCCGTATGAACAAAATCGGGTTGAACTTGTACCCAACAAGGAGAACAACACAGGCTACATCAATGCCTCGCATATCAAG GTGATGATCAGAGGGGAGGAGTGGCACTACATTGCCACCCAGGGTCCTCTCGCCAGCACCTGTGCCGACTTCTGGCAGATGGTCTGGGAGCAAGGGGTCAACGTCATCGCCATGGTTACAGCCGAggag GAGGGTGGCAGGTCCAAGAGTCACCGCTACTGGCCCAAACTGGGCTCTAAACACAACTCGGCCACTCATGGCAAATTCAAGGTGACAACCAAATTTCGCACCGACTCAGGCTGCTACGCCACCACAGGGTTAAAGGTCAAACACCTGCTGTCTGGCCAGGAGAGGACGGTCTGGCACCTGCAGTACACTGACTGGCCTGAGCAGGGCTGTCCTGAATATGTCCAGGGATTCCTCT CCTACCTTGAGGAAATCCAGTCTGTGAGGAGACACACCAACTCCATGCTGGACACCTCAAAGAGCCTCAATCCTCCTGTGGTGGTGCACTGTAGTGCCGGGGTGGGTCGCACTGGAGTGGTCATCCTTACTGAGCTCATGATCAGCTGCCTGGAGCACAATGAG CCAATGGAGGTTCCCACCATGTTGTCAGAGCTGAGGCAGCAGAGGATGCTGATGGTGCAGACTATCTTGCAGTACAAGTTTGTCTACCAGGTCCTCATCCAATTCCTTAAAAACTCCCGCCTCATCTGA